Proteins from one Candidatus Methylomirabilota bacterium genomic window:
- a CDS encoding ABC transporter permease — protein MGLFVLRRLLLVAPLLVGITFISFVVISLAPGGPLDFLEADNPDLSPDVKRQLTELYGLDKPIVVQYGHWLLRIARLDFGRSFLPDGRPVLAKIGERMPVTLALNLIELIIIVTVAVPIGVLSATRQYSLFDKITTIFVFVGFATPDFWLALLLMALFGAQLGWLPISGLRHINAEYLPFWSQQWDLLSHLILPITVATFGGLAGFSRYMRQSMLEVVRQDYVQTARAKGLPEEVVIGKHALRNALLPVVTILGLSLPGLIGGSVIIESVFAIPGMGQLMVQSIYARDYPVVMGNLVIVSVLTLVANLFADLAYGLVDPRIRLGRRRSR, from the coding sequence ATGGGGCTTTTCGTCCTCCGGCGGCTCCTGCTCGTCGCGCCGCTCCTCGTCGGCATCACCTTCATCTCCTTCGTGGTGATCTCGCTCGCCCCCGGCGGGCCGCTCGACTTCCTCGAGGCGGACAACCCCGACCTCTCGCCGGACGTGAAGCGCCAGCTCACCGAGCTCTACGGGCTCGACAAGCCGATCGTGGTGCAGTACGGGCACTGGCTCCTGCGGATCGCACGGCTGGACTTCGGCCGCTCGTTCCTGCCCGATGGCCGGCCGGTACTGGCGAAGATCGGCGAGCGCATGCCGGTCACCCTCGCCCTCAACCTCATCGAGCTGATCATCATCGTGACGGTGGCGGTCCCGATCGGGGTGCTTTCGGCCACGCGCCAGTATTCGCTCTTCGACAAGATCACCACCATCTTCGTCTTCGTGGGCTTCGCGACGCCGGATTTCTGGCTCGCGCTCCTCCTCATGGCGCTGTTCGGCGCGCAGCTCGGCTGGCTTCCCATCTCCGGCCTCCGCCACATCAACGCGGAGTACCTGCCGTTCTGGAGCCAGCAGTGGGATCTCCTGAGCCACCTGATCCTGCCGATCACGGTGGCGACCTTCGGCGGCCTCGCCGGCTTCTCGCGCTACATGCGCCAGAGCATGCTGGAGGTCGTCCGGCAGGACTACGTGCAGACCGCGCGCGCCAAGGGGCTGCCGGAGGAGGTGGTGATCGGCAAGCACGCCCTCCGCAATGCCTTGCTGCCGGTGGTGACCATCCTCGGCCTCTCGCTGCCCGGCCTCATCGGCGGCAGCGTGATCATCGAGTCCGTCTTCGCCATCCCGGGCATGGGTCAGCTCATGGTCCAGTCGATCTACGCGCGCGACTACCCGGTGGTCATGGGCAATCTGGTGATCGTCTCCGTGCTCACGCTGGTCGCCAACCTCTTCGCCGACCTCGCCTAC